A DNA window from Roseovarius sp. Pro17 contains the following coding sequences:
- a CDS encoding branched-chain amino acid ABC transporter permease, whose product MAAQDTNTDTIIAAPAPQVAGMPMLHKVIFVLLLIFLAALPFMVYPIFAMKVMCFALFAAAFNLLLGFGGLLSFGHAAYFGGASYVAAHAAKVWGLTPELSVLCGTAAAALLGLVIGGLSIRRQGIYFAMVTLAFAQMVYFFALQVPFTGGEDGIQSVPRGNLFGLISLENNISLYFFVLAVTFGGILFLYRIVHSPFGQVLKAIRENEPRAISLGYNVNRYKLMVFVLSATFSGLAGATKSQVFQLASLTDVHWMMSGEVVLMTLLGGMGTIFGPLVGGALIVTMQNYLATFGAWVTVIQGVIFVIGVLLFREGIVGVISRWLKRPL is encoded by the coding sequence ATGGCTGCGCAAGATACAAACACCGACACCATCATCGCAGCGCCCGCCCCGCAGGTTGCCGGGATGCCTATGCTGCACAAGGTGATCTTTGTTTTGCTCCTGATCTTCTTGGCTGCGTTGCCATTCATGGTCTATCCGATCTTTGCGATGAAGGTGATGTGCTTTGCCCTCTTCGCCGCCGCGTTCAACCTGCTGCTCGGGTTTGGCGGGCTGCTGTCATTCGGGCATGCCGCGTATTTCGGCGGGGCCAGTTACGTCGCCGCCCATGCCGCCAAGGTCTGGGGCCTGACGCCCGAACTCTCGGTGCTGTGCGGCACGGCGGCGGCGGCCCTTCTGGGGCTGGTAATCGGCGGGCTGTCGATCCGCAGGCAGGGTATCTATTTTGCCATGGTGACGCTGGCATTTGCCCAGATGGTCTATTTCTTTGCCCTGCAAGTGCCGTTCACCGGCGGCGAGGACGGTATCCAATCAGTGCCGCGCGGCAATCTATTCGGGCTTATTTCGCTCGAGAACAACATTTCGCTCTATTTCTTCGTGCTCGCCGTGACTTTTGGGGGAATCCTATTTCTCTACCGCATCGTTCATTCACCCTTCGGCCAGGTGCTAAAGGCCATCCGGGAAAATGAACCGCGCGCGATTTCGCTGGGCTATAACGTCAACCGTTACAAACTGATGGTGTTTGTCCTTTCGGCCACCTTTTCCGGGCTGGCCGGGGCCACAAAAAGTCAAGTGTTCCAACTGGCCTCGCTGACCGACGTGCATTGGATGATGTCGGGCGAAGTGGTGCTGATGACGTTGCTGGGCGGGATGGGCACCATCTTTGGCCCGCTGGTGGGTGGCGCGCTGATCGTGACGATGCAGAACTATCTTGCGACGTTCGGCGCATGGGTTACAGTCATCCAAGGGGTCATCTTTGTGATCGGCGTTCTACTGTTCCGCGAAGGCATAGTCGGCGTCATCTCGCGTTGGCTCAAGCGCCCGCTCTAG
- a CDS encoding type 1 glutamine amidotransferase domain-containing protein codes for MNILMVLTSHDKLGDTGNKTGFWLEEFAAPYYVFKDAGANVTLASPKGGQPPLDPSSDTDDAQTDATTRFKGDDAAQKDLANTEVLSTISADGFDAIFYPGGHGPLWDLAEDGDSKKLIETFASSDRPIGAVCHAPAVFKHPKGADGKPLVSGKTVTGFTNTEEEGVGLTDVVPFLVEDMLKANGGDYKKGDDWASFVVTDGKLVTGQNPASSEEAAQKLLALL; via the coding sequence ATGAATATTCTCATGGTACTCACGTCGCATGACAAGTTGGGCGACACTGGCAACAAGACCGGCTTCTGGCTCGAAGAGTTTGCGGCACCCTATTACGTTTTCAAGGATGCAGGGGCAAACGTCACGCTGGCATCGCCCAAGGGCGGCCAACCACCGCTTGATCCGTCCAGCGACACGGACGATGCCCAGACCGACGCCACCACGCGCTTTAAGGGCGACGATGCCGCGCAGAAGGACTTGGCCAATACCGAAGTTCTGTCCACCATTTCTGCCGACGGGTTTGACGCAATCTTCTATCCCGGTGGACATGGTCCACTTTGGGATCTGGCTGAAGACGGCGACAGCAAAAAGCTGATCGAGACCTTCGCATCAAGCGATCGTCCAATCGGCGCTGTCTGCCATGCGCCCGCTGTGTTCAAGCATCCCAAGGGCGCGGACGGCAAGCCGCTGGTATCGGGCAAGACCGTGACCGGTTTTACCAACACCGAAGAAGAGGGCGTCGGCCTGACCGATGTCGTGCCGTTCTTGGTCGAGGACATGCTGAAAGCGAATGGCGGCGACTACAAAAAAGGTGACGATTGGGCCTCATTCGTGGTGACGGACGGCAAACTGGTGACGGGCCAGAACCCAGCATCCTCCGAGGAAGCGGCGCAGAAACTGCTGGCGCTGCTCTGA
- a CDS encoding NADP-dependent oxidoreductase, translating to MTQTKTQNRKFVLAERPKGAPDENTLRLETGDLPKAGKGQMLLRNEYLSLDPYMRGRMSDAPSYAAPVQIGDVMVGGTVAQVVTSDVDGFEKDDWVVAFGGWQDYALSDGTGVINMGKQPQNPSWALGVLGMPGLTAWAGLTQIGQPKAGETLVVAGASGPVGATVGQIGKILGLHVVGIAGGAEKCAHVVDTLGFDACIDYKADGFPKALKAAVPEGIDIYFENVGGAVFDAVMPLLNASARVPVCGLISQYNATSLPDGPDRLSLLMGTILRKRMTMRGFIVFDDFGHLYPEFSKQMGEWVTQGKIQYREEMIDGLEQAPSAFVGLLKGEAFGKRVIKLSA from the coding sequence ATGACCCAGACTAAAACACAAAACCGCAAATTTGTGCTGGCCGAGCGTCCCAAGGGCGCGCCCGATGAAAACACCCTGCGCCTAGAGACGGGTGATCTGCCCAAAGCTGGCAAAGGCCAGATGCTGCTACGCAACGAATACCTGTCGCTCGACCCCTACATGCGCGGCCGGATGAGCGATGCGCCCTCCTACGCCGCTCCGGTCCAGATAGGTGACGTGATGGTGGGCGGCACGGTGGCTCAGGTTGTGACGTCGGACGTGGACGGCTTTGAGAAGGATGATTGGGTCGTCGCTTTTGGCGGCTGGCAGGATTATGCACTGTCGGACGGCACTGGCGTTATCAACATGGGCAAACAGCCCCAGAACCCTTCTTGGGCGCTTGGCGTGTTGGGGATGCCGGGCCTCACCGCTTGGGCGGGCCTGACCCAGATCGGACAACCGAAGGCAGGTGAAACCCTCGTTGTTGCCGGTGCCAGCGGCCCGGTTGGTGCGACAGTCGGTCAAATCGGCAAGATCCTTGGCCTTCATGTTGTTGGAATCGCCGGCGGGGCTGAGAAGTGCGCCCATGTTGTTGACACGCTGGGGTTTGACGCCTGCATTGACTACAAGGCTGACGGATTTCCCAAGGCGCTGAAAGCTGCCGTTCCGGAAGGCATCGACATCTATTTCGAGAATGTCGGCGGCGCGGTCTTTGATGCGGTCATGCCCTTGCTCAACGCCTCTGCCCGGGTCCCGGTCTGCGGCCTGATCTCGCAATATAACGCCACATCGCTGCCGGACGGTCCCGACCGCCTGAGCCTGCTGATGGGCACGATCCTGCGCAAGCGGATGACCATGCGCGGCTTTATCGTCTTTGACGATTTCGGTCATCTATACCCTGAGTTCTCCAAGCAGATGGGCGAGTGGGTGACGCAAGGAAAGATCCAATATCGCGAGGAAATGATCGACGGCTTGGAACAGGCGCCCTCGGCGTTTGTTGGGCTGCTGAAGGGCGAAGCTTTTGGCAAACGCGTCATCAAGCTGAGCGCCTGA
- a CDS encoding lactoylglutathione lyase family protein, producing MLPTPRTFSHIGLSVPDLDAAVKFYTEVLGFYTIMEPTEVTEDDSDIGRMCTDVFGPGWSRLRIAHLATADRIGFELFEFDGNHAPQDNLSFRQHGTFHFAIQDPNLESLLAKIVAAGGKQRMPVREYFPDEKPYRMVYVEDPFGIVFELYSHSYELTYSVGAYG from the coding sequence ATGCTACCAACACCCCGTACCTTTTCGCACATTGGCCTGTCTGTGCCAGACCTTGACGCCGCAGTGAAATTCTACACCGAAGTTCTTGGGTTCTACACCATTATGGAGCCGACCGAGGTCACCGAGGACGACAGCGATATTGGCCGGATGTGCACGGACGTCTTTGGCCCCGGCTGGAGCCGCCTGCGTATCGCGCATTTGGCAACAGCCGATCGGATTGGGTTCGAGCTGTTCGAATTCGACGGCAACCATGCCCCTCAGGACAACCTGTCCTTTCGCCAGCACGGCACCTTTCACTTTGCCATTCAGGACCCCAACCTCGAAAGCCTGCTGGCCAAGATTGTTGCGGCAGGTGGCAAGCAGCGCATGCCGGTTCGCGAGTACTTTCCCGACGAAAAACCCTATCGGATGGTCTATGTCGAAGATCCCTTTGGCATTGTATTCGAGCTTTATAGCCATAGCTACGAGTTGACGTACTCAGTCGGTGCTTACGGCTGA
- a CDS encoding LysR family transcriptional regulator gives MLNAKWLETFAVLIETGHFTRTAERLGMTQPGVSQHLRKLEDQVGQPLISRQGKSFSPTPAGEAVLAVGQARRAEEKTLFEAVLRDDPAVGEVVVACSGSFAMLLYPHLLTLMQASPDLIIRLEATPQDTVLSGVLEGRFDLGIADHKPDHPRLDAAHLGKEELCLVLPSNEPSSPITFQTLEDLGFVAHPDGFAYADELFSLNFPDAFRGSDHLRVRTFVNQISQIPAPVAHGIGYTLLPRSGINAYPGKDQIRVAQLAKSRHHELWTVFRRGRILPARVTRIADLIQSIALDLEKVD, from the coding sequence ATGCTGAACGCCAAGTGGTTAGAGACCTTCGCCGTATTGATCGAAACCGGCCACTTTACCCGGACCGCCGAACGGCTGGGTATGACCCAGCCGGGCGTGTCGCAGCATTTGCGCAAGCTGGAGGATCAGGTTGGCCAACCGCTGATCTCGCGCCAAGGCAAAAGCTTCAGCCCTACACCCGCTGGCGAAGCGGTACTGGCGGTGGGACAAGCGAGGCGCGCCGAGGAAAAGACCTTGTTCGAGGCCGTCCTGCGCGATGATCCCGCTGTTGGGGAGGTGGTCGTTGCCTGCTCAGGAAGCTTTGCAATGTTGCTTTATCCGCATCTTCTTACCCTGATGCAGGCGTCGCCCGACCTGATCATCCGGCTCGAAGCGACCCCGCAAGATACCGTCCTGTCGGGCGTTCTGGAGGGCCGGTTTGATCTGGGCATTGCGGATCACAAGCCGGACCATCCTCGGCTGGATGCAGCGCATTTGGGCAAAGAGGAGCTTTGCCTTGTCCTTCCGTCCAATGAGCCATCATCGCCTATCACCTTCCAGACGCTCGAAGATCTTGGCTTCGTCGCACATCCCGACGGGTTCGCTTATGCGGACGAGCTGTTCTCCCTGAACTTCCCCGATGCTTTCAGAGGGTCGGATCATCTGCGGGTCCGCACGTTCGTGAATCAGATCAGCCAGATCCCTGCTCCTGTCGCCCATGGCATCGGGTACACGCTGTTGCCAAGAAGCGGCATAAACGCCTACCCCGGCAAAGACCAAATTCGCGTCGCCCAGCTTGCGAAGAGTCGCCATCATGAACTCTGGACGGTGTTTCGACGCGGCCGCATCCTGCCCGCGCGGGTCACCCGCATCGCGGACCTTATCCAATCCATTGCATTGGACCTTGAGAAGGTCGACTAA